A stretch of Cucumis sativus cultivar 9930 chromosome 2, Cucumber_9930_V3, whole genome shotgun sequence DNA encodes these proteins:
- the LOC101202793 gene encoding uncharacterized protein LOC101202793 isoform X2 has product MELQVSKPTSDFVDNSKRKNLEGPTGDRVRVKKKTLQAVLEQCQRALESLNESNADDENEGNDVDEGQDEDVRGGEGSGSVPRDREADELCDLLKSKVERHDFLEKLEDAQASVPQNTFECSSWDLVSDVDLWESDDALDQEGYVVVKQEDIVDGIACFMAAYLLSLKETKELSPNQLQNALCKTFSVKKRKGKLRKAWDGSKVIYNVASWGATAVGIYQNPVILNAASKAFWTSCQVISKLL; this is encoded by the exons ATGGAGCTTCAGGTGTCCAAACCCACCTCAGATTTCGTCGATAATAGTAAGAGGAAGAATTTGGAGGGCCCAACTGGTGATCGGGTTCgcgtgaagaagaagactttGCAGGCTGTGCTGGAGCAGTGTCAGAGAGCTCTTGAATCGCTGAATGAGTCCAACGCTGACGATGAAAACGAGGGGAATGATGTGGATGAAGGTCAAGATGAAGATGTTCGGGGAGGGGAGGGTTCTGGGTCTGTGCCCCGTGACCGGGAAGCCGACGAG TTGTGTGATCTTCTTAAATCTAAAGTTGAACGTCATGACTTTCTTGAAAAGCTAGAGGATGCTCAAGCATCAGTTCCACAAAATACATTTG AATGTAGTTCTTGGGATTTGGTCAGTGACGTGGATCTGTGGGAAAGTGATGATGCTCTAGATCAAGAAGGTTATGTCGTTGTGAAACAAGAGGATATAGTTGATGGTATTGCTTGTTTCATGGCTGCATACTTATTGTCCTTGAAGGAAACCAAG GAATTGTCACCTAACCAACTTCAGAATG CCCTTTGCAAAACATTCTCagtgaagaagagaaaaggaaaactcAGGAAGGCATGGGATGGAAGCAAGGTCATTTATAATGTGGCATCTTGGGGAGCTACTGCAGTTGG GATATACCAGAACCCTGTGATTCTAAATGCTGCTTCTAAAGCCTTCTGGACCTCATGCCAAGTAATATCAAAGCTTCTCTAG
- the LOC101202793 gene encoding uncharacterized protein LOC101202793 isoform X1, which translates to MELQVSKPTSDFVDNSKRKNLEGPTGDRVRVKKKTLQAVLEQCQRALESLNESNADDENEGNDVDEGQDEDVRGGEGSGSVPRDREADELCDLLKSKVERHDFLEKLEDAQASVPQNTFEECSSWDLVSDVDLWESDDALDQEGYVVVKQEDIVDGIACFMAAYLLSLKETKELSPNQLQNALCKTFSVKKRKGKLRKAWDGSKVIYNVASWGATAVGIYQNPVILNAASKAFWTSCQVISKLL; encoded by the exons ATGGAGCTTCAGGTGTCCAAACCCACCTCAGATTTCGTCGATAATAGTAAGAGGAAGAATTTGGAGGGCCCAACTGGTGATCGGGTTCgcgtgaagaagaagactttGCAGGCTGTGCTGGAGCAGTGTCAGAGAGCTCTTGAATCGCTGAATGAGTCCAACGCTGACGATGAAAACGAGGGGAATGATGTGGATGAAGGTCAAGATGAAGATGTTCGGGGAGGGGAGGGTTCTGGGTCTGTGCCCCGTGACCGGGAAGCCGACGAG TTGTGTGATCTTCTTAAATCTAAAGTTGAACGTCATGACTTTCTTGAAAAGCTAGAGGATGCTCAAGCATCAGTTCCACAAAATACATTTG AAGAATGTAGTTCTTGGGATTTGGTCAGTGACGTGGATCTGTGGGAAAGTGATGATGCTCTAGATCAAGAAGGTTATGTCGTTGTGAAACAAGAGGATATAGTTGATGGTATTGCTTGTTTCATGGCTGCATACTTATTGTCCTTGAAGGAAACCAAG GAATTGTCACCTAACCAACTTCAGAATG CCCTTTGCAAAACATTCTCagtgaagaagagaaaaggaaaactcAGGAAGGCATGGGATGGAAGCAAGGTCATTTATAATGTGGCATCTTGGGGAGCTACTGCAGTTGG GATATACCAGAACCCTGTGATTCTAAATGCTGCTTCTAAAGCCTTCTGGACCTCATGCCAAGTAATATCAAAGCTTCTCTAG
- the LOC101222586 gene encoding glucose-6-phosphate isomerase 1, chloroplastic codes for MASISGICSSSPSLKPQTKALFLGPAGSLRKDSISFPVRAKLNDGRLGSGTAHSVAKEISVELSAADGGFSKGKKKGLEKDPRALWSRYVDWLYQHKELGLFLDVSRIGFSDEFLAEMEPRFQKAFKDMEALEKGAIANPDERRMVGHYWLRNSELAPNSFLKSQINSALDAVCKFADDIISGKIKPPSSPEGRFTQILSVGIGGSALGPQFVAEALAPDNPPLKIRFIDNTDPAGIDHQIAQLGQELETTLVIVISKSGGTPETRNGLLEVQKAFREAGLDFAKQGVAVTQENSLLDNTARIEGWLARFPMFDWVGGRTSEMSAVGLLPAALQGIDIREMLAGAALMDNATRSTEIRNNPAALLALCWYWASDGVGSKDMVVLPYKDSLLLFSRYLQQLVMESLGKEFDLDGNRVNQGLTVYGNKGSTDQHAYIQQLREGVHNFFVTFIEVLRDRPPGHDWELEPGVTCGDYLFGMLQGTRSALYANDRESISVTVQEVTPRSVGGMVALYERAVGLYASIININAYHQPGVEAGKKAAGEVLALQKRVLAVLNEASCKEPVEPLTLDEVAERCHAPEDIEMIYKIIAHMAANDRALIAEGSCGSPRSIKVFLGECNVDDLYA; via the exons ATGGCTTCCATTTCCGGcatttgttcttcttctccatctttgAAGCCTCAAACCAAGGCCCTTTTTCTTGGACCTGCTGGGTCATTACGCAAAGATTCAATCTCGTTTCCGGTTCGTGCCAAGCTCAATGACGGTAGATTGGGTTCTGGTACTGCTCACTCGGTTGCTAAAGAGATCTCAGTTGAACTGTCAGCTGCTGATGGAGGTTTTAGCaaggggaagaagaagggttTAGAGAAAGATCCTCGTGCGCTTTGGAGTAGATACGTTGACTGGCTTTATCAGCATAAGGAACTTGGGTTGTTTTTGGATGTAAGTCGGATTGGGTTCTCGGATGAGTTCCTAGCGGAGATGGAGCCTCGGTTTCAAAAGGCGTTCAAGGATATGGAGGCGCTTGAGAAAGGTGCGATTGCTAATCCAGATGAGAGACGGATGGTTGGGCATTATTGGTTGAGGAACTCTGAGCTTGCACCTAACTCGTTCTTGAAGTCGCAGATTAATAGTGCTCTTGATGCTGTATGTAAATTTGCAGACGATATCATCAGCGGTAAG ATTAAGCCCCCATCTTCTCCCGAGGGCCGTTTTACCCAGATACTTTCTGTTGGGATAGGTGGATCAGCTCTTGGCCCGCAGTTTGTAGCTGAGGCATTGGCGCCAGACAACCCTCCACTTAAG ATAAGATTTATTGACAATACAGACCCAGCAGGAATTGATCATCAGATTGCACAACTAGGACAGGAATTGGAAACTACTCTTGTAATAGTGATCTCGAAG AGTGGAGGCACCCCTGAAACTAGAAATGGTTTATTGGAAGTACAGAAGGCTTTTCGCGAGGCTGGCTTGGATTTTGCAAAACAG GGTGTTGCGGTAACACAAGAAAATTCACTGCTGGATAATACTGCAAGGATTGAGGGTTGGTTAGCCAGGTTCCCAATGTTTGATTGGGTGGGTGGTAGAACATCAGAAATGTCTGCTGTTGGTCTTCTTCCAGCTGCACTTCAG GGAATTGACATTCGAGAAATGCTTGCTGGTGCTGCTTTGATGGATAATGCAACTAGATCAACTGAG ATTAGAAATAATCCTGCAGCATTGCTTGCTTTGTGCTGGTATTGGGCTTCTGATGGGGTTGGATCTAAG gATATGGTTGTTCTTCCATACAAGGACAGTCTGCTATTGTTTAGTCGTTATTTGCAGCAACTGGTCATGGAATCCCTTGGAAAAGAGTTTGACCTTGATGGAAATCGG GTTAATCAGGGGCTTACAGTATATGGAAATAAAGGGAGTACAGATCAACATGC CTACATTCAACAATTGAGAGAAGGCGTGCATAATTTCTTCGTGACATTTATCGAAGTGCTACGTGATAGGCCCCCTGGTCATGACTGGGAGCTTGAGCCAGGTGTTACATGTGGTGACTACCTTTTTGGTATGCTACAG GGAACAAGATCTGCACTCTATGCTAATGATAGGGAGTCCATCTCAGTCACTGTTCAAGAAGTGACTCCTAGATCTGTAGGCGGAATGGTAGCACTTTATGAAAGAGCTGTTGGATTATATGCCAGCATTATCAACATTAATGCATACCATCAACCTG GTGTGGAAGCTGGGAAGAAAGCTGCAGGGGAAGTGCTTGCTCTCCAAAAGCGTGTCTTGGCAGTACTTAATGAGGCCAG cTGTAAAGAACCTGTGGAACCATTGACACTTGATGAAGTAGCTGAACGTTGTCATGCTCCTGAGGAT ATTGAAATGATTTACAAGATTATCGCTCACATGGCCGCCAATGATAGAGCACTGATTGCTGAAGGCTCTTGTGGTTCACCTCGCAGCATTAAGGTATTCCTTGGAGAGTGTAATGTTGATGATCTGTATGCTTAA
- the LOC101223064 gene encoding uncharacterized protein LOC101223064, with product MWDDCHAGLPESFPPQYDQESFTNFDLFTTATKFKDYYKTLEVDYDATDDDVRANYIRLALKWHPDKQKDQDVATSRFQEINEAYQVLSDPIKRREYDNKGMLYKCDYTVVEYLNRFKGLILTCNGLGIKHPIW from the exons ATGTGGGACGATTGCCACGCTGGGTTGCCGGAATCCTTCCCCCCACAATACGATCAAGAATCCTTTACTAATTTTGATCTCTTCACTACCGCCACTAAATTTAAG GATTATTACAAGACTTTGGAGGTGGATTATGATGCAACTGATGATGATGTTCGTGCCAATTACATACGGCTGGCTCTG AAATGGCATCCTGACAAGCAAAAAGATCAGGATGTTGCCACTTCCAGATTTCAGGAAATAAACGAGGCTTATCAAG TTTTGAGTGATCCCATCAAGAGGAGAGAATACGACAACAAAGGCATGTTGTACAAATGTGATTACACCGTAGTT GAATATCTCAACCGTTTCAAGGGCCTTATTTTGACTTGTAATGGCCTTGGAATTAAACATCCAATTTggtag